CGACTCGGGCGGCAAACTGCACTGGCAGGAGCGGCGCATTCTCGTTGGCCACGCGTGTGCCGCTCCAATGACGGTAGTAATTCATGCGCACCGCAAACGTCCGTTCGACACGCGCCACATCGCCTGAAAAGTCGATGCGTAAGCGGTTCTCCCATCTCGCGACATCAAACCCCTGGCGTTCCAACCAATCCGCCAGCGCGTCGTACTCCTCAACGGACGGGGCAAAGCGCGAGGCGAATTCCTCCGGACTGAGCCAGTGATGATACTCGGGCGCTCCCGGGTTCTGCTGCGCCGCAATCAGCCCGTCCAACTCGTCCTGGTGCTGCACCTGTAGCGTGATCGACA
This genomic window from Candidatus Binatia bacterium contains:
- a CDS encoding protease pro-enzyme activation domain-containing protein; protein product: MTGGGFIAGEPRGRGHVRRWAWVRLVVSVCLTLPIGASQAEQQYELPAAVSRRATASHLVGRANARDALVMSITLQVQHQDELDGLIAAQQNPGAPEYHHWLSPEEFASRFAPSVEEYDALADWLERQGFDVARWENRLRIDFSGDVARVERTFAVRMNYYRHWSGTRVANENAPLLPVQFAARV